One Halobacterium sp. DL1 DNA window includes the following coding sequences:
- a CDS encoding sugar transporter: MNRNDRAIVGLVSLAHAMVHTYELSIPILIPLWLEAFQVDRATIGVVVAIGYGLFGLGALPGGVLSDRFGSRRLIAGCLFGMAASFVVLSLAPSILAVGFALVCWGVAASVYHPSGLSLISTGVEARGNAFAYHGIAGNVGIALGPLAVTLLLLVADWRTVAIVLAAPAVVAGLVALRVRFDERAAVAGAEADGGDSKASVGVGSLSEFLAESKLLLVGPFAAILLVVMLDGLYYRGVLTFLPNVLSEFPAFAPVEFAGREIEPYRYAYAGLLMVGVLGQYVGGKLTDRVSTERAIAVGFGALVVLALAFLPAAEAGLVPLLVVGALLGFTLFVIQPLYQATVALYTPAGTRGLSYGYTYLGVFGVGALGAAIAGGVLQYAGPPTLFAVLAVFAALASGVAVWLSFR, translated from the coding sequence GTGAACCGGAACGACCGCGCCATCGTCGGCCTCGTCTCCCTCGCGCACGCGATGGTCCACACCTACGAACTCTCCATCCCCATCCTCATCCCGCTGTGGCTGGAGGCGTTCCAGGTCGACCGGGCGACCATCGGCGTCGTCGTCGCCATCGGCTACGGGCTGTTCGGCCTCGGCGCACTCCCGGGTGGCGTGCTCTCGGACCGGTTCGGTTCCCGGCGACTCATCGCTGGCTGTCTGTTCGGGATGGCCGCCTCGTTCGTCGTGCTCTCGCTGGCGCCCTCGATTCTCGCCGTCGGATTCGCGCTCGTCTGCTGGGGGGTCGCCGCGAGCGTCTACCACCCCTCCGGCCTCTCGCTCATCAGCACTGGCGTCGAGGCCCGCGGGAACGCCTTCGCCTACCACGGCATCGCGGGCAACGTCGGCATCGCCCTCGGCCCCCTGGCGGTCACGCTGCTGTTGCTCGTCGCCGACTGGCGGACGGTCGCCATCGTACTCGCCGCCCCCGCCGTGGTCGCCGGGCTCGTCGCACTCCGCGTGCGTTTCGACGAGCGCGCGGCAGTCGCCGGGGCGGAAGCCGACGGCGGCGACTCGAAGGCGAGCGTGGGCGTCGGCTCCCTCTCGGAGTTCCTCGCCGAGTCGAAACTGTTGCTCGTCGGTCCCTTCGCCGCCATCCTGCTGGTCGTGATGCTCGACGGTCTCTACTACCGCGGCGTGCTGACCTTCCTGCCGAACGTGCTCTCGGAGTTCCCCGCGTTCGCGCCCGTCGAGTTTGCCGGCCGCGAGATAGAGCCCTACCGGTACGCCTACGCGGGACTGCTGATGGTGGGGGTCCTCGGGCAGTACGTCGGCGGGAAACTCACGGACCGCGTGTCGACGGAGCGCGCCATCGCGGTCGGGTTCGGCGCGCTCGTCGTCCTCGCACTCGCGTTCCTGCCAGCGGCGGAGGCGGGTCTCGTCCCGCTGCTCGTGGTCGGCGCGCTCCTCGGGTTCACGCTGTTCGTCATCCAACCGCTCTACCAGGCGACGGTCGCCCTCTACACGCCCGCCGGCACCCGGGGGCTCTCCTACGGCTACACCTACCTCGGCGTGTTCGGCGTCGGCGCGCTCGGCGCGGCTATCGCCGGGGGCGTCCTCCAGTACGCCGGCCCGCCAACGCTGTTCGCGGTGCTCGCGGTGTTCGCCGCGCTCGCCTCGGGGGTCGCCGTCTGGCTCAGTTTCCGGTGA
- a CDS encoding ornithine cyclodeaminase, whose protein sequence is MTETLFLADEDVADLADPADYVDAVRDGYRQRGEGAPAKPRTKLLNESPPGMFTAYAAILPETGAMGGYMYSAGFGERDAWFVTPLFDAESGEPRAIVDGARMNPFKTGAAGAVGVDALAREDASTLAVIGSGAQARGQVRATATVRDLDTVWVYSPTKEHRESFAAEMNERLDASVAAVASSAAAVEEADVVVTATNASEPVFDGANLADGTHVTAMGQYDPEKRELDATTIERAVYVPDLRERATQDAGSFIQAVEEGVVTADHVHAELGEVVAGSAPGRESPEDVTVFDSGGTGIETAAAAHMLYERAVERNRGKEIEFAPASEALTGE, encoded by the coding sequence ATGACCGAGACGCTGTTCCTCGCCGACGAGGACGTCGCCGACCTCGCCGACCCCGCCGACTACGTCGACGCCGTCAGAGATGGGTACCGGCAGCGCGGCGAGGGCGCGCCGGCGAAACCCCGGACGAAGCTCCTCAACGAGTCTCCACCGGGCATGTTCACGGCGTACGCCGCAATCCTCCCGGAGACCGGCGCGATGGGGGGCTACATGTACAGCGCCGGCTTCGGGGAGCGGGACGCGTGGTTCGTCACGCCGCTGTTCGACGCCGAGTCGGGCGAACCGCGCGCGATAGTCGACGGGGCGCGGATGAACCCGTTCAAGACTGGTGCCGCGGGCGCCGTCGGTGTGGACGCGCTCGCCCGGGAGGACGCCAGCACGCTCGCCGTCATCGGGAGCGGCGCACAGGCGCGCGGACAGGTCCGGGCGACCGCTACCGTCCGCGACCTCGACACCGTCTGGGTGTACTCCCCGACGAAGGAGCACCGCGAGTCGTTCGCCGCGGAGATGAACGAGCGACTGGACGCGTCGGTCGCTGCCGTCGCGTCCAGCGCCGCGGCGGTCGAGGAGGCCGACGTCGTCGTCACCGCGACAAACGCGAGCGAACCCGTCTTCGACGGCGCGAACCTGGCGGACGGCACCCACGTCACCGCGATGGGGCAGTACGACCCGGAGAAGCGGGAACTCGACGCGACCACCATCGAGCGCGCAGTCTACGTGCCTGACCTCCGGGAACGCGCGACGCAGGACGCCGGCTCGTTCATCCAGGCTGTCGAGGAGGGCGTCGTCACGGCGGACCACGTCCACGCGGAACTCGGGGAGGTCGTGGCCGGAAGCGCGCCCGGCCGGGAGTCCCCCGAGGACGTCACGGTCTTCGACAGCGGCGGGACGGGCATCGAGACGGCGGCCGCCGCTCACATGCTGTACGAGCGCGCGGTCGAGCGGAATCGCGGGAAAGAGATCGAGTTCGCGCCCGCGAGCGAGGCGCTCACCGGCGAGTAG
- a CDS encoding H/ACA RNA-protein complex protein Gar1 (functions in a trimeric complex to guide RNA-target RNA complexes for the purposes of pseudouridylation; box H/ACA RNA-protein particle consists of Cbf5p, Nop10p and Gar1 along with the guide RNA and ribosomal protein L7Ae), whose translation MRRAGDVVRTAQNVAVVRCDGEDHPDIGDSVVDQNLDSVGRVVDVFGPVERPYLSVTPDRGVHLPALVGQTLYVR comes from the coding sequence ATGCGGCGCGCCGGCGACGTGGTGCGGACCGCACAGAACGTCGCGGTGGTGCGCTGCGACGGCGAGGACCACCCCGACATCGGGGACAGCGTCGTCGACCAGAACCTGGACTCTGTCGGGCGCGTCGTGGACGTGTTCGGCCCGGTCGAACGGCCGTACCTCTCGGTCACGCCCGACCGCGGCGTCCACCTGCCGGCGCTCGTCGGACAGACCCTCTACGTCCGGTGA
- a CDS encoding signal recognition particle — protein sequence MVENVIWPAYFDATLSRRDGRRIPRSLAVEEPTVDEIATAVQQVGYDAVVERDVSYPRRHWEQSGRVLVKDADDAGKSDLLQAVAAYVTALRD from the coding sequence ATGGTCGAGAACGTCATCTGGCCAGCCTACTTCGACGCGACGCTCTCCCGCCGCGATGGACGTCGCATCCCTCGATCACTCGCGGTCGAGGAGCCGACCGTCGACGAGATCGCGACCGCCGTCCAGCAGGTCGGCTACGACGCCGTCGTCGAGCGTGACGTATCCTACCCCCGGCGACACTGGGAGCAGTCGGGTCGCGTCCTCGTGAAGGACGCCGACGACGCCGGGAAGTCTGACCTCCTGCAGGCCGTCGCCGCGTACGTGACGGCGCTCCGTGACTGA